The DNA segment GCGGTTCGTGATGTTTCTTTCACGGTGAACCGTGGAGAGGTTGTTGGTTTACTAGGGCCCAATGGGGCTGGGAAGACTTCAACGATAAAGATGCTCTGTGGCTTGTTAGAATCGGATGCGGGCACCATCTCCATTCATGGCCTGGATATTAATAAGAAGCGACTTAAAGCTCTAGAGCATATTAGTGCTGTATTAGAGGGAAACCGGAATTTATATTGGCGACTTACCGTCCGGGAGAATCTGGAGTATTTTGCGGGTAACCGCGGTTACTCTCGGAAGCAGATTGCCGATCAAGCGGACAAATTATTAGAGCAATTCAACCTGAAAGAAAAGGAGAATGAGCTGGTCAATGGATTGTCTCGAGGGATGCAGCAAAAGCTGGCTATCGCAGTAGCACTATTAGCGAATACGGGTGTCATCTTGCTGGATGAGCCAACACTTGGTCTGGATGTTGAGGTTAGTTATGAATTGCGTGAAATTTTAAAGACGATCGTGAAGGAAGAAAAGCGTACGATCATCATTAGTTCACATGATATGCCAGTTGTTCAGGAGCTGTGTGATCGTGCCATTATTATTAATAAAGGCGAAGTTGTTATCGATGATAGGGTGGAGAATTTACTTAAGCTGTTTGAAACAAGGGCATATTCGGTTAAGTTGGGTGAGCCGTTGAGCTTGGAGCAGGAGAGCAAGCTGCGTGGCCGATTCCCTTTAAGTATGTATCAAGCAAGCTCCCATGAGAGCATCGTGGAAGTTAATTTAGAGCATAGTCAGGACATCTACGAGTTGTTCGATCTTTTTAAAGAGGAAGGAACCATTGTGGAGAGTATTGATCGTACAACCATTGACTTTGAGCAAGTGTTTATTCAGATTGTGAAGGGAGGGAAGAAGCATGAAATGGCTACAGTTATTGAGTGCTAATTTTCGTAAGGAATATATCGAATTGAAACGTTATCTGCCGAATACCATTGCGCTAATATTTACGTTTTATATTATTTTTTTGGCTGCATTCTTTGGGATCATGTTCATTGGTGATCCAGCAAGCTTTGATATGAATGTTCAATATTCGATTGTAAGTGTAGCCTTCTGGAGCTTAACGATGATGACGATGAATTTCATTGGTCATTCG comes from the Paenibacillus lentus genome and includes:
- a CDS encoding ABC transporter ATP-binding protein translates to MEKIIEVRGISKVYGRRKTKEKIHAVRDVSFTVNRGEVVGLLGPNGAGKTSTIKMLCGLLESDAGTISIHGLDINKKRLKALEHISAVLEGNRNLYWRLTVRENLEYFAGNRGYSRKQIADQADKLLEQFNLKEKENELVNGLSRGMQQKLAIAVALLANTGVILLDEPTLGLDVEVSYELREILKTIVKEEKRTIIISSHDMPVVQELCDRAIIINKGEVVIDDRVENLLKLFETRAYSVKLGEPLSLEQESKLRGRFPLSMYQASSHESIVEVNLEHSQDIYELFDLFKEEGTIVESIDRTTIDFEQVFIQIVKGGKKHEMATVIEC